The following coding sequences are from one SAR116 cluster alpha proteobacterium HIMB100 window:
- a CDS encoding formate dehydrogenase, gamma subunit (PFAM: Prokaryotic cytochrome b561~TIGRFAM: formate dehydrogenase, gamma subunit): protein MKLVKTIRVSLASVLVLAALALSGAMPVVNSADAQTNGEVPGQALGLNSDADLWRFIRNGNAGDTQMKDQLAAVMIQSEGDNWRAARNGPVSVYGATGVIGIIILLAAFYSWRGRITIDAGPSGKTIERFGTIDRFAHWLMAGSFVILALTGLNLLYGRYTLLPLLGPEAFTAITIAGKYAHNYLSFAFMAGLALSFVLWVRHNIPSKIDLEWLKAGGGIFTKGVHPPARKFNAGQKIIFWVVMLGGLSVSMSGIALLFPFQTDMFAKTFGLLNVIGFDLPTSLTALQEQQLNQLWHGIVSLVLMTIIVAHIYIGSVGMEGALDAMNSGKVDRNWAKEHHGLWVKEVDAAAKTGTAKPAE, encoded by the coding sequence ATGAAACTGGTGAAGACAATTCGGGTCAGTCTGGCATCTGTGCTGGTGCTGGCGGCACTCGCACTCAGCGGTGCGATGCCTGTGGTGAATTCGGCAGATGCACAAACCAATGGCGAAGTCCCGGGTCAGGCGTTAGGGCTGAACTCTGATGCAGATCTGTGGCGGTTTATCCGTAACGGTAATGCCGGTGATACCCAGATGAAAGATCAACTGGCTGCGGTGATGATCCAATCAGAAGGTGATAATTGGCGGGCTGCCCGTAACGGGCCTGTATCTGTCTATGGTGCGACCGGGGTGATTGGCATCATTATTCTGTTGGCTGCATTTTACAGCTGGCGCGGCCGCATTACGATTGATGCCGGGCCGTCTGGCAAGACTATTGAACGGTTCGGGACAATTGACCGGTTTGCACATTGGCTGATGGCGGGCTCTTTTGTCATTCTGGCCTTAACCGGTCTTAATCTTCTTTATGGTCGCTATACCTTATTGCCCTTATTGGGGCCAGAGGCGTTTACGGCCATTACGATTGCCGGCAAATATGCGCATAATTATCTGTCTTTTGCCTTTATGGCGGGGCTGGCGCTGTCATTTGTGCTGTGGGTCCGTCATAATATTCCGTCAAAGATCGATCTGGAATGGCTGAAGGCTGGCGGCGGCATCTTTACCAAAGGGGTTCATCCGCCTGCCCGCAAATTCAACGCTGGACAGAAAATCATTTTCTGGGTGGTGATGCTGGGCGGCCTGTCTGTGTCTATGTCAGGCATTGCGTTGCTGTTCCCGTTCCAGACAGACATGTTTGCGAAAACATTTGGTCTGTTGAATGTGATTGGGTTTGATTTGCCGACATCGCTGACAGCCCTGCAGGAACAACAGCTGAATCAGCTGTGGCATGGCATTGTATCGTTGGTGCTGATGACCATCATTGTTGCGCATATCTATATCGGTTCTGTGGGTATGGAAGGTGCATTAGATGCCATGAATTCAGGAAAGGTCGACCGGAACTGGGCCAAGGAACACCATGGCTTATGGGTAAAGGAAGTTGACGCAGCGGCAAAGACAGGCACAGCCAAACCCGCTGAATAG
- a CDS encoding Fe-S-cluster-containing hydrogenase subunit (PFAM: 4Fe-4S binding domain) produces MARMKFLCDAERCIECNACVTACKNEHEVPWGVNRRRVVTIQDGQPGERSISVACMHCSDAPCTAVCPVDCFYQTEQGVVLHSKDLCIGCGYCFYACPFGAPQYPQAGNYGSRGKMDKCTFCAGGPEDDMSESEFQKYGRNRLAEGKLPICAEMCSTKALLAGDGDQVSNIFRERVVMRGFGSGAWGWGTAYQVKGG; encoded by the coding sequence ATGGCACGTATGAAATTCCTTTGTGATGCGGAACGTTGTATCGAATGTAACGCCTGTGTCACAGCGTGTAAGAACGAACATGAAGTCCCGTGGGGGGTGAACCGCCGTCGTGTGGTCACTATTCAGGACGGTCAGCCTGGTGAGAGATCTATCTCTGTTGCCTGTATGCACTGTTCTGATGCACCTTGTACGGCTGTTTGTCCGGTGGATTGTTTCTATCAGACTGAACAGGGTGTTGTTCTGCATTCTAAGGACTTATGTATTGGATGTGGCTATTGCTTCTATGCTTGTCCGTTCGGTGCGCCACAATACCCGCAGGCCGGGAATTATGGCTCACGCGGCAAGATGGACAAATGTACATTCTGTGCTGGCGGTCCGGAAGACGATATGTCCGAATCTGAATTCCAGAAATATGGACGCAATCGTCTGGCAGAAGGCAAATTGCCGATCTGTGCTGAGATGTGCTCAACAAAGGCGCTTCTGGCAGGTGACGGGGACCAGGTCTCTAACATCTTCCGCGAGCGTGTTGTGATGCGCGGTTTCGGCTCAGGGGCCTGGGGCTGGGGTACCGCCTATCAGGTGAAGGGCGGCTAA
- a CDS encoding anaerobic dehydrogenase, typically selenocysteine-containing (PFAM: Molybdopterin oxidoreductase; Molydopterin dinucleotide binding domain; Molybdopterin oxidoreductase Fe4S4 domain), with protein MLRKKTSGVANGPLASSFIGKAAEKVVDRRAFLRGSGLAIGGIAAASALVGANVKPAQAAVAGGAAEIKKTVCTHCSVGCTVMAEVQNGVWTGQEPGWDSPINLGAHCAKGASVRETASGERRLKYPMKLVGGKWTRMSWDDAINEIGDKMLDIRGKSGPDSVYWLGSAKHNNEQAYLFRKLYAYWGSNNGDHQARICHSTTVAGVANTWGYGAMTNSYNDIHNSRAIFVIGGNPAEAHPVSLMHLMKAKEQNNAPLIVCDPRFTRTAAHADEYVRFRPGTDVGLIWGIMWHIFENGWEDKEFIRQRVYGMEDVLEEVKKWTPEETERVTGVPGSQLKRVAQTMANNRPGTFIWCMGGTQHTNGNNNTRAYCALQLALGNMGTAGGGANIFRGHDNVQGATDFCVLSHSLPGYYGLSAGAWKHWSRVWNEDYEWLKGRFDSIKGADGKEKSLMNLKGIPVSRWIDGVLEDKDNIDQPDNVRAMVFWGHAPNSQTRMKEMKTAMEKLDLMVVIDPYPTVSAVLSDRTDGVYLLPATTQFETYGSVTASNRSLQWREKVIDPSFDSLPDHTIIYKFAKKLGFADRMFRNISVNGDEPLIEDVTREFNSGMWTIGYTGQSPERLKLHMENQHTFDRTTLQAIGGPADGDYYGLPWPCWGTAEMGHPGTPLLYDTSKPVAEGGLCFRARFGVEHEGNNLLAEGSYPVGSEIKDGYPEFNMAMLKKLGWDGDLSADEKSAIDAVAGDKTNWKTDLSGGIQRVAIKHGCAPFGNAKARVKVWTFPDPIPLHREPLYTSRRDLVEDYPTYSDRKAYRLPTLYKSIQDVDHSKDYPIILTSGRLVEYEGGGDETRSNPWLAELQQDMFVELNPRDANSKRIRNGDMVWVNTPEGARIKVMAMVTERVAAGVAFLPFHFGGHMEGKDLRSKYPEGADPYVLGEAANTAMTYGYDSVTQMQETKCSLCNIELA; from the coding sequence ATGCTCAGGAAGAAGACGTCAGGGGTTGCGAATGGCCCCCTCGCATCATCTTTCATTGGCAAGGCAGCCGAGAAGGTTGTTGATCGTCGTGCGTTTCTGCGCGGCTCAGGTCTTGCCATTGGCGGTATTGCCGCAGCTTCTGCACTTGTCGGCGCGAATGTAAAGCCGGCCCAGGCAGCGGTTGCAGGTGGTGCAGCAGAGATCAAAAAGACTGTATGTACACATTGTTCTGTCGGCTGTACGGTTATGGCCGAAGTTCAGAACGGTGTCTGGACTGGCCAGGAGCCAGGCTGGGATAGCCCGATTAACCTCGGTGCGCATTGTGCAAAGGGCGCATCTGTGCGGGAAACAGCCAGTGGTGAGCGCCGTCTGAAGTACCCAATGAAGCTAGTTGGCGGAAAATGGACCCGGATGAGCTGGGATGATGCCATTAACGAAATCGGCGACAAGATGCTGGATATCCGTGGCAAGTCAGGCCCGGATTCAGTCTATTGGCTGGGATCAGCAAAGCATAATAATGAACAGGCTTATCTGTTCAGAAAGCTGTATGCCTATTGGGGGTCAAATAACGGTGACCACCAGGCCCGGATTTGTCACTCGACCACAGTTGCGGGTGTGGCAAACACCTGGGGCTATGGCGCGATGACCAATTCCTATAACGATATCCACAATTCACGTGCGATTTTCGTTATCGGGGGTAACCCTGCTGAAGCGCATCCAGTGTCACTGATGCACCTGATGAAGGCGAAAGAACAGAATAACGCGCCTCTGATTGTGTGTGACCCGCGCTTTACACGGACTGCAGCTCATGCTGATGAATATGTTCGGTTCCGCCCAGGCACAGATGTGGGCCTGATCTGGGGCATTATGTGGCATATTTTTGAAAATGGCTGGGAAGACAAGGAATTCATCCGTCAGCGTGTCTACGGCATGGAAGATGTGTTGGAAGAGGTCAAGAAATGGACACCAGAAGAGACCGAACGGGTCACCGGTGTTCCAGGTTCACAGCTGAAGCGTGTGGCCCAGACCATGGCCAATAATCGTCCGGGCACCTTTATTTGGTGTATGGGCGGCACACAGCACACAAACGGGAATAACAACACCCGTGCATATTGTGCGCTGCAGCTGGCTTTGGGCAATATGGGTACTGCCGGTGGCGGGGCCAATATTTTCCGCGGCCATGATAATGTGCAGGGCGCAACAGACTTCTGTGTTCTCTCGCATTCACTGCCTGGCTATTATGGCCTGTCAGCGGGCGCGTGGAAGCATTGGTCACGTGTCTGGAACGAGGATTATGAATGGCTGAAGGGCCGGTTTGACTCTATCAAAGGGGCAGACGGCAAAGAAAAGAGCCTGATGAACCTCAAAGGTATTCCTGTATCACGCTGGATTGATGGTGTTCTTGAAGATAAGGACAATATCGATCAGCCAGATAACGTGCGGGCAATGGTGTTCTGGGGTCATGCTCCGAACTCTCAGACTCGTATGAAGGAAATGAAGACAGCCATGGAAAAGCTGGATCTGATGGTCGTAATTGACCCTTATCCAACTGTATCTGCGGTTCTGTCTGACCGGACAGATGGTGTTTATCTGTTGCCGGCCACAACCCAGTTCGAAACATATGGTTCAGTGACCGCGTCAAACCGCTCTCTGCAGTGGCGTGAAAAGGTTATCGATCCATCTTTCGATTCACTGCCTGATCATACCATCATCTATAAGTTCGCGAAAAAGCTGGGCTTTGCTGATCGGATGTTCCGGAACATCTCTGTAAATGGTGATGAGCCATTAATCGAAGATGTCACACGTGAATTCAACAGCGGGATGTGGACAATCGGCTATACTGGCCAGTCTCCAGAGCGGCTGAAGCTGCACATGGAAAATCAGCATACCTTTGATCGCACAACACTTCAGGCGATTGGCGGACCTGCTGATGGTGACTATTATGGTCTGCCTTGGCCATGTTGGGGCACAGCAGAGATGGGCCATCCTGGCACACCATTGCTGTATGATACCTCAAAGCCTGTTGCAGAAGGTGGCTTGTGCTTCCGTGCCCGTTTTGGTGTGGAGCATGAAGGCAACAATCTGCTGGCTGAAGGGTCATATCCTGTCGGCTCAGAAATCAAGGATGGCTATCCTGAATTTAACATGGCCATGCTGAAAAAGCTGGGCTGGGACGGTGATCTGTCTGCTGATGAAAAATCAGCAATCGACGCCGTTGCAGGTGATAAGACAAACTGGAAGACCGACCTGTCAGGGGGTATCCAGCGGGTAGCGATCAAGCATGGTTGTGCACCGTTCGGGAACGCCAAGGCACGGGTGAAAGTCTGGACTTTCCCGGATCCAATCCCGCTGCATCGTGAGCCGCTATACACCAGCCGCCGCGATCTGGTTGAAGACTATCCGACCTACAGTGACCGCAAGGCCTATCGTCTGCCGACATTGTATAAGTCCATCCAGGATGTCGACCATTCCAAGGATTATCCGATTATCCTCACCTCTGGCCGCCTTGTTGAATATGAAGGTGGTGGTGATGAAACCCGGTCTAACCCTTGGCTGGCTGAACTTCAGCAGGACATGTTCGTTGAACTGAACCCGCGCGATGCCAATTCAAAGCGGATTCGGAACGGGGATATGGTCTGGGTCAACACACCAGAAGGTGCACGGATTAAGGTGATGGCTATGGTCACTGAACGTGTTGCTGCCGGTGTGGCGTTCCTGCCATTCCACTTTGGCGGACATATGGAAGGCAAAGACTTACGGTCCAAGTATCCGGAAGGGGCTGACCCTTACGTGCTTGGGGAAGCTGCGAACACAGCGATGACATATGGCTATGACTCAGTCACACAGATGCAGGAAACAAAATGCTCTCTGTGTAACATTGAGCTGGCGTAA
- a CDS encoding formate dehydrogenase region TAT target (TIGRFAM: formate dehydrogenase region TAT target; Tat (twin-arginine translocation) pathway signal sequence), which translates to MDTKKQDVGQTGRRDFLKLSALGAAAAGTVMAAGSAAAEDAKPVSGSGYRETDHVKTFYETARF; encoded by the coding sequence ATGGACACAAAAAAGCAGGATGTTGGCCAAACTGGTCGTCGTGATTTCCTGAAGCTGTCTGCTCTTGGGGCAGCGGCGGCAGGGACTGTCATGGCAGCAGGGTCGGCAGCAGCCGAAGACGCAAAGCCTGTTTCTGGGTCAGGGTACCGGGAAACAGACCATGTAAAGACCTTTTACGAGACTGCGCGCTTCTAA
- a CDS encoding putative component of anaerobic dehydrogenase (PFAM: Nitrate reductase delta subunit), producing the protein MLADTATNTESTTGISEEDVLRAQLYEFLATLLRVEPSDDVLAQVTGLSGDDSPIGQASATLAHLARQMDAVNIRSEYVDLFIGVGRGELLPYCSYYLTGFLNEKPLANLRQDMAAIGIVRADGVKDPEDHIASLCDMMAGLVRGHFGRPFTLAEQASFFKKHIAPWAGLFFSDLESAKNAVFFAPVGSIGKAFMDIESKSFDMELSG; encoded by the coding sequence ATGTTGGCAGATACAGCAACAAACACAGAAAGCACAACCGGCATAAGCGAAGAAGATGTGTTGCGTGCCCAGCTTTATGAGTTTTTAGCAACTTTGTTGCGCGTTGAGCCGTCAGACGATGTGCTGGCTCAGGTGACGGGCTTGTCTGGCGATGACAGCCCTATCGGTCAGGCCTCCGCCACTTTGGCGCATCTCGCCCGCCAGATGGATGCTGTCAATATCCGCTCAGAATATGTTGATTTGTTCATTGGTGTTGGGCGCGGTGAGCTGTTGCCCTATTGCTCTTACTATCTCACCGGATTTTTAAATGAAAAGCCGCTCGCCAATTTGCGCCAGGATATGGCTGCAATCGGCATTGTGCGGGCAGATGGTGTGAAAGACCCTGAAGATCACATCGCCAGCTTATGTGACATGATGGCCGGCCTGGTCCGGGGGCATTTCGGCCGCCCGTTCACTTTGGCTGAGCAAGCGTCATTTTTCAAAAAGCACATCGCGCCATGGGCGGGATTATTTTTCTCAGATTTGGAATCAGCGAAAAACGCTGTCTTTTTTGCGCCTGTCGGGTCTATCGGCAAGGCGTTCATGGATATCGAAAGCAAGTCTTTTGATATGGAGCTGTCCGGGTAG
- a CDS encoding Protein of unknown function (DUF3306) (PFAM: Protein of unknown function (DUF3306)) has protein sequence MSETDPKPFLSRWAKRKAASQSGQNEPEAAAQPEDSIAAVAEETEEEAALSDEELRACYELPDPEECTEEEQLDGFFDGHVPDRLRQMAMRRIWRLNPLFRFADEMVEYGEDFTDAATVIPNMQTAYKVGKGYMDKLLAEEEQAKAAEMAEQLPEELSDERPEESPEKGPEDSPEQDLSDEDSPVQEAAGTDQGESAPQTDSADTPSGADRTAEQAESHPQPDKPDVLPASGLAQPDSADTLLEPETTSPPTNLPLIRPKRMVFTKNSA, from the coding sequence ATGAGCGAAACAGATCCAAAACCGTTCCTCAGCCGTTGGGCGAAGCGGAAAGCCGCTAGCCAGTCTGGCCAGAATGAACCAGAGGCTGCCGCACAGCCAGAGGACAGCATTGCTGCTGTCGCTGAAGAGACAGAGGAAGAAGCCGCGCTGTCAGATGAAGAGTTGCGTGCCTGCTATGAGCTGCCTGATCCAGAAGAATGTACCGAAGAAGAACAGCTGGATGGCTTTTTTGACGGCCATGTGCCTGACCGCCTGCGTCAGATGGCTATGCGGCGAATCTGGCGGCTGAACCCGCTGTTCCGATTTGCTGACGAAATGGTCGAATATGGTGAGGATTTCACCGATGCCGCCACCGTGATACCAAATATGCAAACCGCTTATAAAGTTGGCAAAGGCTATATGGATAAGCTGCTGGCCGAAGAGGAACAAGCCAAGGCGGCAGAGATGGCAGAACAGCTGCCAGAAGAACTGTCAGATGAACGGCCAGAAGAATCGCCAGAAAAGGGGCCGGAAGACAGCCCAGAACAGGATTTGTCTGATGAAGACAGCCCTGTGCAAGAGGCTGCTGGCACAGATCAGGGCGAATCAGCCCCGCAAACAGATTCAGCTGACACACCATCTGGTGCCGACAGAACAGCAGAACAGGCTGAATCACACCCTCAGCCAGACAAGCCTGATGTGCTGCCTGCCTCTGGACTTGCCCAGCCGGATAGCGCTGACACGCTGCTTGAGCCTGAAACGACCAGTCCGCCGACGAATCTGCCGCTGATTCGCCCAAAACGGATGGTGTTTACGAAAAATAGCGCCTGA
- a CDS encoding Protein of unknown function (DUF3305) (PFAM: Protein of unknown function (DUF3305)), with translation MTDQITASTRHVLYGVRVIIERQPVDNPWISHRWAVHDLIPLDLSAGLGVLPSGDIALRPLHASGSDLDLYMADIRIDLHHAEAEAYAENLQSSDPAIYVVLRQSDDVDDDEDEAAEDSADVRLFDVSLSPYNIQDYEDCGEDQIEKLPLQGPIAQFVEAFVEQHFTPEVFVKRKRDKARIDADTQRGGDRRLARQRPH, from the coding sequence ATGACAGATCAGATAACCGCGTCAACACGTCACGTTTTATATGGTGTGCGGGTGATCATTGAACGCCAGCCTGTTGATAATCCATGGATCAGCCATAGATGGGCAGTCCATGATCTGATCCCTCTTGACCTCAGCGCGGGGCTGGGCGTCTTACCTTCAGGTGATATTGCCTTGCGCCCTCTGCATGCCTCAGGCAGTGATCTGGATTTATATATGGCGGATATCCGCATTGATTTGCACCATGCCGAAGCTGAGGCTTATGCCGAAAATCTGCAATCATCTGATCCGGCGATTTATGTTGTCCTGCGCCAGTCTGATGATGTTGATGACGATGAAGATGAGGCAGCTGAAGACAGCGCAGATGTGCGCCTGTTTGATGTCAGCCTCTCACCTTATAATATCCAGGATTATGAAGATTGTGGCGAGGATCAGATCGAAAAACTGCCGCTTCAGGGGCCGATTGCCCAGTTTGTCGAAGCTTTTGTTGAACAGCATTTCACACCGGAAGTCTTTGTGAAGCGCAAGCGCGATAAAGCCCGCATTGATGCTGATACCCAGCGCGGCGGTGACAGACGTTTGGCCCGCCAGCGTCCCCACTAA
- a CDS encoding putative 4Fe-4S ferredoxin, which produces MKISQTKIMLCNCGKTMPLDGTAIAAGCGISAEADQTPVASSLCRAQQERLADALQGLAADEQLLVACTQETKTFENIADELGKPAPQTVNIREMAGWSDAAKLATPKIAALLRAATDLVTAARSMALTSHGRCLIYGGGEAGLELGKALSEQLGVTVMLDKGADGLNAGGFSGQLIQGRITKASGHFTAFSLTIDGFAEAEPWGRSTCVFGPATDGVETTCDILIDLSGSTPLFTGADKRDGYLRCAADDSAGLLRIQQQAAEMIGEFEKPIYVDFDENLCAHSRNSLVGCSRCLDVCPAGAITVAGDHVAIDSAICGGCGMCGAVCPSGAAQTAFPPLDSSLHSLANLQRYYTEAGGKDAMLLVHDGQWGKEMIEMLARYGKGLPETVIPYEMHSVGRVGHDLLAGAVTLGFARVFVLMDPRKSAEYASLHQQTELAEALLAGAGVNTDNRFVLLEDTDPDAVEQALWGKQKTAPYTPAPYVPMGSPRAVTRMGLRGLAKANDAATDVIALPAGAPYGRVEVDTDNCTICLSCVGACPAGALQDNPDAPQLLFREDACLQCGICVATCPEKVIQLVPQFNLSDKAMATELIIEDEPFHCTSCGKPFGTTKSIENVIAKLSGHSMFQAEGRTDMLKMCEDCRVEAMFGQTEKMADVGERPKPRTTDDYLN; this is translated from the coding sequence ATGAAAATTTCACAGACCAAAATCATGTTATGTAATTGCGGCAAAACCATGCCGCTTGATGGGACAGCTATTGCTGCAGGATGCGGGATATCCGCAGAGGCTGATCAGACGCCGGTGGCTAGCAGCCTTTGCCGGGCCCAGCAGGAAAGGCTGGCAGACGCACTGCAGGGACTGGCCGCAGATGAACAGCTGCTGGTGGCCTGTACACAAGAGACAAAAACGTTTGAAAATATCGCCGATGAGCTGGGCAAACCCGCCCCGCAGACCGTGAATATCCGCGAGATGGCGGGCTGGTCTGATGCTGCAAAATTAGCCACGCCCAAAATCGCTGCATTACTGCGCGCAGCAACGGACCTGGTGACAGCAGCGCGTTCCATGGCGCTGACCTCGCATGGGCGATGTTTGATCTATGGCGGGGGTGAGGCTGGCCTGGAGCTGGGCAAGGCTCTGTCTGAACAGCTGGGTGTGACAGTGATGCTGGATAAGGGGGCTGATGGGCTGAATGCAGGCGGATTTTCCGGGCAGTTAATACAAGGCCGGATCACAAAGGCCAGCGGCCATTTCACCGCCTTCAGCCTGACCATTGACGGCTTTGCCGAAGCTGAGCCATGGGGCCGTTCAACATGCGTGTTTGGCCCCGCAACAGACGGGGTAGAGACAACATGCGACATCCTGATTGACCTGAGCGGCAGCACGCCTTTATTCACCGGAGCAGATAAACGTGATGGCTATTTGCGGTGTGCAGCAGATGACAGCGCAGGCTTATTGCGGATTCAGCAACAGGCCGCCGAAATGATCGGTGAGTTTGAAAAACCGATTTATGTGGATTTTGATGAGAATTTATGTGCCCATTCCCGCAACAGCCTGGTGGGGTGCAGCCGCTGTCTGGATGTGTGTCCGGCAGGAGCGATCACAGTTGCCGGCGACCATGTTGCGATCGATTCCGCAATTTGTGGCGGCTGCGGCATGTGCGGCGCTGTCTGTCCGTCAGGGGCAGCACAAACCGCCTTCCCCCCCCTTGATTCCAGCCTGCACAGCCTGGCAAACCTGCAGCGCTATTATACCGAGGCCGGCGGCAAAGATGCGATGCTGCTGGTCCATGACGGGCAGTGGGGCAAAGAAATGATTGAAATGCTGGCCCGCTATGGCAAAGGCCTGCCAGAGACCGTGATCCCTTATGAGATGCATTCTGTGGGCCGGGTCGGGCATGATCTGCTGGCCGGGGCGGTCACGCTGGGCTTTGCCCGGGTATTTGTGCTGATGGATCCGCGCAAATCAGCAGAATATGCCAGCCTGCACCAGCAAACAGAACTGGCAGAAGCGTTGCTGGCTGGCGCTGGTGTCAATACAGATAACCGCTTTGTGCTGCTGGAAGACACAGATCCTGACGCGGTTGAACAGGCCCTGTGGGGCAAACAAAAGACGGCGCCTTATACACCCGCCCCGTATGTGCCGATGGGAAGCCCGCGGGCGGTGACACGTATGGGCCTGCGCGGCCTGGCGAAAGCCAATGATGCCGCAACAGACGTGATTGCGCTGCCCGCAGGTGCGCCTTATGGACGGGTTGAGGTGGATACAGATAATTGTACCATCTGCCTGTCTTGTGTCGGGGCCTGCCCGGCTGGCGCGCTGCAGGATAACCCGGACGCACCGCAATTATTGTTCAGGGAAGATGCCTGTCTGCAATGCGGAATTTGTGTCGCCACCTGCCCTGAAAAGGTCATTCAGCTGGTGCCGCAATTCAACCTGTCTGACAAAGCGATGGCAACAGAGCTGATCATAGAAGATGAGCCGTTTCATTGTACCAGTTGCGGTAAACCGTTCGGGACCACGAAATCAATTGAAAATGTGATCGCGAAATTATCCGGCCACAGCATGTTTCAGGCCGAAGGCCGCACAGACATGCTGAAAATGTGTGAGGATTGCCGGGTTGAAGCTATGTTCGGCCAGACTGAAAAAATGGCAGATGTCGGCGAGCGGCCAAAGCCGCGCACCACAGATGATTATTTGAATTAG
- a CDS encoding biotin-(acetyl-CoA carboxylase) ligase, which produces MSLYYEPDPADESTPPQLPPLLRAEAVDTGDVQAKAVAKAAAGEVGLVCYAPSGPLLDFALTLAPEVDAATAAQMHHALMVAVGDAVGALAPPEVVVTYQFPGTILFNRGVAGAIQLVQGPLAADQTIPAWMVVSARLRLTSQMDDLPLDYRMANTSLEEEGAGFISRIRLLEACCRHFLVWVHKWEEEGFRPVHDMWSNRTEKQVELRSADGRVADWLGLDEAGSGLLKLDGEACAVPVLSAADIFTVPQLDAGPQLNARPGEQS; this is translated from the coding sequence ATGAGCCTGTATTATGAACCTGATCCCGCAGATGAAAGCACCCCGCCACAACTGCCGCCTCTGCTTCGTGCTGAAGCGGTTGACACAGGAGATGTTCAGGCCAAAGCAGTGGCCAAAGCAGCTGCTGGTGAGGTCGGGCTTGTCTGTTATGCGCCGTCAGGCCCCTTGCTTGATTTCGCGCTCACCCTGGCCCCGGAAGTGGATGCCGCAACCGCAGCACAGATGCATCATGCGCTGATGGTGGCGGTTGGTGATGCTGTTGGCGCACTGGCCCCGCCTGAGGTGGTGGTCACCTACCAGTTTCCCGGCACGATTTTGTTTAACCGCGGTGTTGCCGGAGCGATTCAGCTGGTCCAGGGTCCGCTGGCCGCAGACCAGACAATACCGGCCTGGATGGTGGTATCTGCCCGTCTGCGTCTGACCAGCCAGATGGATGATCTGCCGCTTGACTATCGGATGGCAAATACCTCTTTAGAAGAAGAAGGGGCGGGCTTTATTTCCCGCATTCGGTTGCTTGAGGCCTGCTGTCGTCATTTTCTGGTGTGGGTGCATAAATGGGAAGAAGAGGGCTTTCGGCCAGTACATGATATGTGGTCAAACCGCACCGAAAAACAGGTTGAGCTGCGCAGCGCTGACGGGCGTGTGGCAGACTGGCTGGGCCTTGATGAGGCCGGTTCAGGTCTGCTGAAACTTGATGGAGAGGCTTGTGCAGTGCCGGTGCTGAGCGCGGCTGATATATTTACTGTCCCTCAGCTTGATGCTGGCCCTCAGCTAAATGCTCGTCCGGGGGAGCAGAGCTGA